The Catenulispora sp. MAP5-51 DNA segment GCTGTGCACCTTCAAGCAGGCCGAGCGGATACTGGCCGGGTTCGAGGACACCCGGCCCGGAGCCGTGGCCGGGGGCGGGGCCGCCGGCCACGCCACGCTGGCCGGCCTGCTGGTCTCGCAGGGCCGGACCCCCACGGGTCCGGCTGTCACCACGGAGGCGTCCGAGTAATGGCACCCGAACTCACTCCCGTCCTGTCCCGCGGCTGGCTGGACTCCGAGCCCTGGACGCTCGCCGGCTACCAGCGGCGCGACGGCTACACCGCGGTCAAGCAGGCGCTGCGGATGCACCCCGACGAGGTCATCCAGCTGGTCAAGGACTCCGGTCTGCGCGGCCGCGGCGGCGCGGGCTTCCCCACCGGCATGAAGTGGGGCTTCATCCCGCAGAACGACGGCAAGCCGCACTACCTCGTGGTGAACGCGGACGAGTCCGAGCCGGGCACGTGCAAGGACATCCCGTTCATGATGGCCAACCCGCACGAGCTCGTGGAGGGTGTGATCATCGCGTGCTACGCGATCCGCGCCAGCCACGCGTTCATCTACGTGCGCGGTGAAGTGCTGCACGTCCTGCGGCGTCTGCAGGCCGCGGTGCGCGAGGCGTACGAGGCCGGGTTCCTCGGCAAGGGCGTCTTCGGTACCGACTTCGACCTCGAACTCACGGTGCACGCCGGAGCCGGCGCCTACATCTGCGGCGAGGAGACGGCGCTGCTGGACTCCTTGGAAGGCAAGCGGGGACAGCCTCGTCTGCGTCCTCCCTTCCCGGCCGTCGCAGGGCTCTACGCCAGCCCCACCTGTGTGAACAACGTCGAGTCCATCGGTTCGGTTCCCGCGATCGTGCGCAACGGCGTGGACTGGTTCAAGGGCATGGGCAGTGAGAAGTCCCCGGGCTTCACGCTGTACTCGCTGTCCGGCCACGTCAAGCACCCCGGCCAGTACGAGGCGCCGCTGGGCATCACCCTGCGCGAGCTGCTCGACTACGCCGGCGGCATCCGGCCCGGGCACCGCCTGAAGTTCTGGACGCCGGGCGGCTCCTCCACGCCGATGTTCACCGAGGAGCACCTCGACGTCCCGCTGGACTACGAGGGCGTCGGCGCGGCCGGCTCGATGCTGGGCACCAAGGCGCTGCAGATCTTCGACGAGACCACCTGTGTGGTCCGCGCGGCTTTGCGCTGGACGGAGTTCTACGCGCACGAGTCCTGCGGCAAGTGCACGCCGTGCCGCGAGGGCACCTACTGGCTCGTGCAGATCCTCAAGCGCATGGAGAAGGGCGAGGGCACCGAGGACGACCTCGGCAAGCTGCTCGACCTGTGCGACAACATCGTGGGCAAGGCCTTCTGCGCCCTCGGCGACGGTGCCGCCGCGCCGATCCAGTCCTCGCTCAAGTACTTCCGGGACGAGTACCTGGAGCACTTCGAGCGCGGCGGGTGCCCCCTCGACCCGTCTTTGTCCACCGCGTGGGCCGACGGCCCGCTGTCGTTCGCGAGGACCAGCGCATGACCGTGACTTCTGAGAACGCGGCGAACGCCGCCGGCAGCAAGAAGGAGGTGGCCGTGCCCACACCACCTCCCGTCGAACTCGTCACCATCACCATCGACGGCATCGAGCTGCGGGTTCCGAAAAACGAGCTGATCATCCGCTCCGCGGAGCGGATCGGCATCCAGGTGCCGCGGTTCTGCGACCACCCGCTGCTGGCCCCGGCCGGCGCCTGCCGGCAGTGCATCGTGGAGGTGGAGGGCCAGCGCAAGCCGGTGGCCTCCTGCACCGTCACGGTCGCCGACGGCATGGTGATCAAGACCCAGCTGACCTCGCCGGTCGCCGAGAAGGCCCAGCGCGGGGTGATGGAGCTGCTGCTCATCAACCACCCGCTGGACTGCCCGGTCTGCGACAAGGGCGGCGAGTGCCCGCTGCAGAACCAGGCGATGAGCACCGGCGCCGGGGAGTCCCGGTACGAGGGCGTCAAGCGCACCTTCCCCAAGCCGATCAACATCTCCAGCCAGGTGCTGCTGGACCGCGAGCGCTGCGTGTCCTGCGCGCGCTGCACGCGGTTCGCCGACCAGATCGCCGGGGACCCGTTCATCACCCTGATCGAGCGCGGGTCCAACCAGCAGGTCGGCATCTCGGTGGCCGAGGACCAGGACTTCGCGTCCTACTTCTCCGGCAACACGGTGCAGATCTGCCCGGTCGGCGCGCTGACCGGCGCCGCCTACCGGTTCCGCTCGCGCCCCTTCGACCTGGTCTCCTCGCCGTCGGCGTGCGAGCACTGTGCTTCTGGCTGCGGCCTTCGCACGGACCACCGCCGCGGCAAGGTCACCCGGCGCATGGCGGCCGAGGACCCGCAGGTGAACGAGGAGTGGAACTGCGACAAGGGACGCTGGGCGTTCCAGTACTCGCAGGCCCCCGCCGCCAAGCGGATCACCTCGCCGCTGATCCGCGACCGCGAGACCGGCGAGCTGCGCCCGGCCTCCTGGCCGGAGGCGCTGGCCTTCGCCGCCGAGGGCCTGGGCGCCGCGCGCGGCCGGGCCGCCGCCCTGGTGGGCGGCCGGCTGACCCTCGAGGACGCCTACGCGTACGCGAAGTTCACCCGGATCGCGCTGGAGACCAACGACATCGACTTCCGGTCCCGGCCGCACTCCGAGGAGGAGGCCGAGTTCCTGGCCTCGTACGTCGCCGGCTCCGGCCTGGCGACCACGTACGCCGACCTCGACCTGGCCCCGGCCGCGCTGCTCGTCGGCTTCGAGCCGGAGGAGGAGTCGCCGATCGTCTTCCTGCGGCTGCGCAAGAACGTGCTCGCCCGCAAGCTGGCGGTGGCGGCCATAGCGCCGTTCGCGACGCGCGGCCTGAACAAGCTCAGGGGCGCGCTGCTGAAGGCGGCGCCGCTCACGGAGCCGGCGTTCCTGGCGGCGCTGGCCGACGGCGGCCCGGACTCCGGTCTGGACGCCGCGGGCCTGAAGGCCGCCGAGGACCTGCGCAAGCCCGGGGCGGTGATCCTGGTCGGCGAGCGGCTCGCCGCCGTGCCGGGTGCGCTCACCGCCGCGGTGCGGCTGGCCGGGGTCACCGGCGCGAAGCTCGCGTGGGTGCCGCGCCGGGCCGGCGAGCGCGGCGCGCTGGAGGCCGGCGCGCTGCCGAACCTGCTGCCCGGCGGCCGCCCGGCCACCGACCCCGAGGCCCGGACCGAGGTCGCCGCCCGCTGGGGCGTGGCCAACCTGCCGGGCGCCTTCGGGCGCGGGGCCGACCAGATCGTGGACACCGCGGTACTGGGCGGCGTCGCAGGGCTCGTGGTCGCCGGCGTCGACCCGTACGACACGGCCGACCCGCAGTCGTTCCTGGACGCGCTGGACCGGGTGCCGTGCGTGGTCTCGCTGGAGTTCCGGCACACCGCGGTCACCGAGAAGGCCCACGTGGTCTTCCCGGTCGCCCCGGTCGCTGAGAAGTCCGGGACCTTCGTGGACTGGGAGGGCCGCTCGCGGTCCTTCGACACCGCGCTGGACGCCGACGCGGTCCAGGCCGCCGGGCTCGGCGAGATGCCGGACCTGCGGGTGCTGGACCGGATCGCCGACGCCATGGACGTGCACCTGGGCCTGCCCACGGTCGGCGCGGCGCGCGCGGAGATCGCGCGGCTGGGCCTGTGGCACCGGGAGAAGACCCCGGCGCTGGCCAGCACCCCGGCCGAGCTGCCCAAGCCGGCGGTCGGCGAGGCCGTGCTGGCCACCTGGCACTTCCTGCTGGACTCCGGGTCGCTGCAGGCGCACGAGCCGTTCCTGGCCGGCACCCGCAAGCCCACGGTGGTCCACCTGAGCAAGGAGACCGCCTCGGAGATCGGGGCTGCCGAGGGCGACCCGGTCACCGTCTCCAACGAGCACGGCTCGATCACCCTGCCGCTGCAGATCGCCGACCTGGCCGGCCGCGTGGTGTGGCTGCCCACGAACTCCAAGGGTTCGCAGGTGCGCCGCGCGCTGCGCGCGGACACCGGCTCGCTGGTCAAGATCGCACGCGCCGCGACCGAAGTGGAGGCCACCGCGTGAGCGCCCTCACGGTATTCGGGCACCTGGCCAGTGGCCCCCTCGCCGCCGACGTCACCCCGCCGACCAACTACGAGGACCTCTCGTTCTTCGGCCGGGACCCGTGGTGGCTGATCCTGATCAAGGTCGTCGCGGTCTTCGCGTTCCTGGTCGTCGTGGTCCTGATGGCGATCCTGTTCGAGCGCAAGATCGTCGGCTACATGCAGCAGCGCATCGGGCCCAACCGCACCGGCCCCTGGGGCATGCTCCAGTCGCTGGCCGACGGTGTGAAGCTGATGCTCAAGGAAGACATCATCCCCACCGCGGCGGACAAGATCGTCTTCATCCTGGCCCCGCTGATCTCGACCATCCCGGCGTTCCTGGCGATCGCCGTGGTGCCCTTCGGGCCGGCGAACAACCAGGTGTCGATCTTCGGACACCGGACCCCGCTGCAGCTGACCGACCTGCCGGTGGCCCTGCTGTACGTGCTGGCCGCCACCTCGATCGGGATCTACGGCATCGTGCTGGCCGGCTGGGCCTCCGGCTCGACCTACCCGCTGCTGGGCGGCCTGCGCTCGACGGCGCAGATGATCTCCTACGAGATCGCGATGTCGCTGTCCTTCGTGGCGGTGTTCATCTACGCCGGCACGATGAGCACCTCGGGCATCGTGGCCAGCCAGCACAGCTGGTGGAACTGCCTGCCGCTGCTGCCCTCCTTCGTCATCTACGTGGTGTCGATGGTCGGCGAGACCAACCGCGCGCCCTTCGACCTCCCCGAGGCCGAGGGCGAGCTGGTCGGCGGCTTCCACACCGAGTACTCCTCGATCAAGTTCGCGCTGTTCTTCCTGGCCGAGTACATCAACATGGTCACCGTCTCCTCGCTGGCCGTGCTGATGTTCCTGGGCGGCTGGCACGCCCCCTGGGGCGTGGTCTCGGTCTGGCACGGCGCGAACAGCGGCTGGTGGCCGATCATGTGGTACGTCGGCAAGCTGGTCCTGTTCATGCTGTTCTTCTTCTGGCTGCGGGCCACGCTGCCCCGCCTGCGCTACGACCAGTTCATGAAGCTGGGCTGGAAGGTGCTGATCCCGTCCTCGCTGGTGTGGCTGCTGGCGGTGGCCATCGTGCGGACGCTGAAGAACCAGGGCGACCTGAACCGCTCGCACCTGGTCTACATCCTCGGTCCGGTGATCGCGGTACTGGTGATCGCCTGGATCGTGAGCGAGCTGCGCTACCGGCAGACCAGCGCCCAGGAGAAGGCCGAGGAGGCCGCCGCGGCGGCCAAGCCGTTCGACCCCATGGACGGCGGGTTCCCGGTGCCGCCGCTGCCCGGCCAGGCGGTGCCGGCGTTCACGCCGCGCCGTCCTCGGGCCGCCCTGGTGGGCGCCGTGGTGGAGGCCACCGAACTCGAAGCAGGAGACTCCGATGTCTGACGAGCAGAACCCTTACTCCGGTAAGGAGAAGCCGAAGAACCCGCTCGCCGGGGTCGCGGGGTTCGGCGTCACCTTCTCGACGATGTTCAAGAAGCGGACGACCGAGCAGTACCCCGAGGAGCCCAAGCAGACCGCGCTGCGGTTCCACGGCCGGCACCAGCTCAACCGGCACCCCGACGGGCTGGAGAAGTGCGTCGGCTGCGAGCTGTGCGCCTGGGCCTGCCCGGCGGACGCCATCTACGTGGAGGGCGCGGACAACACCGACGACGAGCGCTACTCCCCCGGGGAGCGCTACGGCCGCGTCTACCAGATCAACTACCTGCGCTGCATCCTGTGCGGGCTGTGCATCGAGGCGTGCCCGACCCGGGCGCTGACCATGACCAACGAGTTCGAGCTCGCGGACAGCTCTCGGGCCAGCCTCATCTACACCAAGGACGAGCTGCTCGCCGGGCTGACCGAGGGCATGGTCGAATCGCCGCACTCGATCTTCCCGGGCATGACCGCCCAGGACTACTACGAGGGCAAGGTCACCGCGGCCGCACCGGGCACCGTCCCGCAGCAGCGCAGCTCGGCCAAGCCCGACCCGGACGGGGAGGACGCGTGATGAGCCTTCCGCTCGCTGTCGCCGATCAGGGTGTCACCCTGGCCGCCGGGCTGAGCAAGACCTCCGACGGCGAGGCCTTCCAGTTCTACGTCCTCGGCGCGGTCGCCCTGCTCGGGGCCCTGGGGACGGTCTTCTCCAAGAAGGCCGTGCACTCGGCGCTCTCGCTGGCCACGACCATGATCTGCCTGGCGATGTTCTACCTGGCGCAGGGGGCCTACTTCCTCGGCGTGGTGCAGATCGTCGTCTACACCGGCGCGATCATGATGCTGTTCCTGTTCGTGCTGATGCTGGTCGGCGTCTCCAGCGCCGACTCCCTGGTGGAGACCATCAAGGGCCAGCGCAAGCTGGCGGTGCTGGCCGGGGTCGCCTTCGCGGTCCTGGTCATGGTGGCCCTGGGCCACGCGCGGCTGGGGACCTTCGTGGGCGCGGGGCAGGCCAACGCCGGCGGCGGCAACGTCAAGAACCTGGCGGACCTGATCTTCAGCAAGTACTTCTGGGCCTTCGAGGTCACCTCGGCGCTGCTGATCACCGCCGCGGTCGGCGCGATGGTGATGACCCACCGGGAGCGCCTGGTGGCCAAGAAGTCGCAGAAGGAACTGGTCGAGGAGCGGGTGCGCACCGGCAAGCGGATGACGCCGCTGCCGACGCCGGGTGTCTACGCGCGGCACAACGCGGTGGACGTCCCCGCGCTGCTGCCCGACGGCTCGGTCGCCGAGGACTCGGTGAACGCCACGCTGGTGGCCCGCACTCCCGTGCGCGACGCGGTCGGACTGACCGCGGTGACCCGGGAGAACATGGCGCTGCCGCACCAGGGCGAGGCTCCCGAACTTGAGAACGCCTCGTCGAACGGTGCTTCTTCGAACGGAGCCGCCGAATGAACCCGGCCAACTACCTGTTCCTGTCGGCGCTCCTGTTCACGATCGGCGCCTTCGGGGTGCTGATCCGCCGGAACGCCATCGTGGTCTTCATGTGCGTGGAGCTCATGCTCAACGCCGTGAACCTGTCGCTGGTGACCTTCTCCCGCATGCACGGCGACCTCACCGGCCAGGTCATCGCCTTCTTCACGATGGTGGTGGCGGCCGCGGAGGTCGTGGTCGGACTGGCCATCATCGTGTCTGTGTTCCGCACCCGCCGCTCGGCCTCGGTCGACGACGCAAACCTGCTGAAGTACTGAGAGGCGGGCCGAGTAAGCAATGGAAAGTCTCATCTGGCTTGTCCCCGGACTGCCGCTCTTCGGCGCGGCGATCCTGCTCCTGGGGGGCAAGCGAACCAACGCCTGGGGGCACCTGCTCGGGTGCCTGACGGCGCTGGGCAGCTTCGCCCTCGCGGCCGGGCTGTTCTTCACCATGCTCGGCAAGCACGGCGCCGCGCGCACCATGCACCAGCACCTGTACACCTGGATCCCGGTGCCCGGCACGGGCCAGAACCCGTTCCAGGCCGACGTGGCCTTTCAGCTCGACCAGCTCTCGGTGGTCTTCATCCTGCTGATCACGGGTGTCGGATCGCTGATCCACATCTACTCGGTCGGCTACATGAGCCACGACCCCGAGCGCCGGAAGTTCTTCAGCTACCTGAACCTCTTCCTCGCGGCGATGCTGATCCTGGTGCTGGCCGACAACTACCTGCTGCTGTACGTCGGCTGGGAGGGCGTCGGTCTGGCCTCCTACCTGCTGATCGGGTTCTGGCAGTACAAGCCCAGCGCGGCGGCCGCGGCGAAGAAGGCGTTCGTCGTCAACCGCGTCGGCGACGTCGGGCTCTCGATCGCGATCATGCTGATGTTCGTCACCTTCGGGACGTTCAACTTCTCCAACCCCGGCGGGAGCGGCCAGTCGCCGGCGAACCAGATCGGCGTGTTCGGTCTGGCGCCGGAGGCCTCCAAGGGCACGCTGACCGCGATCGGCATCATGCTGCTGCTGGCCGCCTGCGGCAAGTCGGCGCAGTTCCCGCTGCAGTCCTGGCTCGGCGACGCGATGGAGGGCCCGACCCCGGTCAGCGCCCTGATCCACGCCGCGACCATGGTGACCGCCGGCGTCTACCTGATCGTCCGCTCGCACGCGATCTTCGACCTGTCGCCGACCGCGCGCCTGCTGGTGACCATCGTCGGCGCGATCACGCTGCTGTTCGGCGCGATCGTCGGTTGCGCCAAGGACGACATCAAGAAGAGCCTGGCCGGCTCGACGATGTCGCAGATCGGCTACATGATCCTGGCCGCGGGCCTGGGCCCGCTCGGCTACGCGTTCGCGATCATGCACCTGGTCACCCACGGCTTCTTCAAGGCCGGGCTGTTCCTGGGCGCCGGGTCGGTCATGCACGGCATGGACGACGAGGTGAACATGCGCCGCTACGGCGCCCTGCGCAAGTACATGCCGATCACCTTCGGCACGTTCTTCCTGGGCTACCTCGCGATCATCGGCTGCCCGCCGTTCTCCGGGTACTACTCCAAGGACCACATCATCGAGGCCGCGTTCAGCAAGGGCGGCACCTCGGGCTTGATCCTGGGCGGCTGTGCCCTGCTCGGCGCGCTGATCACCGCGTTCTACATGACCCGCATGGTGATCATGACGTTCTTCGGCGAGAAGCGCTGGGAGGCCAACGCCGAAGGGCACGAGCCGCACCCGCACGAGTCGCCGTTCAGCATGGCGCTGCCGATGCTGCTGCTGGCGGTCGGTTCGGTCGCCGCGGGCTTCCTGTTCAACCTGAACAACGCCTTCGTCGACTGGCTGGAGCCGGTGACCGGGCCGCGGCCGGAGGGCAAGCTGCCCGGCGGTCTGAGCTCGGCGGAGCTGTCGATCATCATCCTGGTGGCGGTGGCCATCGGCGTCACGATCGCGATCGTCCAGTACGGGACCCGCAAGGTGCCCTCCGTCGCCCCGCGCGGCAGCTTCATCACCGTGGCGGCCCGCAAGGACCTGTACGGCGACGCCTTCAACGAGGCGGCGCTGATGCGTCCCGGCCAGTACCTGACCCGCACCCTGGTCTACACCGACAACCGCGGCGTGGACGGGGCGATCAACGGTCTGGCCGCGCTGGTCGGCGGGACGTCCGGGCGGCTGCGACGGCTCCAGACCGGATACGTCCGCTCCTACGCCCTGTCCATGTTCGGAGGAGCGGCCGCCCTGGTCGCCGCGATCCTCTTCGCGAAGCTCTAAAGGGAGAGATGGAGATGAGCAGCTTTCCCTGGTTGACCACGCTGGGCGTCGTCCCGCTGGTCGGATCGGCCGCGGTCGCCGTGGTCGCGAAGGAGAAGAGCGAGGCCGCCAAGAAGATCGCGCTGTCCTTCAGCGTGGCCACGCTCGGCATCGGCATCGCGATGGCGACCCAGTTCAAGAAGGGCGGCGCCCGGTTCCAGTTCACCGAGAGCCACCAGTGGATCAAGGCTTTCAACATCAACTACGGGCTCGGGGTCGACGGCATCGCGCTGGTGCTGATCCTGATGACCCTGGTGCTGATGCCGGTGGTGATCCTGGCCGGCTGGCACGACGCCGACGAGGCGCAGGCCGACGGCCGCCGCTCGGTGCGCGCCTACTTCTCGCTGTACCTGCTGCTGGAGACCATGATGATCGGGGTCTTCGCGGCCACCGATCTGTTCCTGTTCTACGTGTTCTTCGAAGCCATGCTGATCCCGATGTACTTCCTCATCGGCGGCTTCGGCGGACCGCAGCGGTCCTACGCGGCGGTGAAGTTCCTGCTGTACTCGCTGTTCGGCGGCCTGTTCATGCTGGCCGCGCTGATCGGCCTGTACGTGGCCTCGGGCAAGCACCTGGGCACCGGTACCTTCGACTTCCAGACGCTGGCCAACGCGGTGAGCTCCGGCCAGCTGGGCATCAGCCCGGGACTGGGCAAGGCGCTGTTCCTCGGGTTCTTCGTGGCCTTCGCCGTGAAGGCGCCGCTGTTCCCGTTCCACACCTGGCTGCCGGACGCCGCCGCCGAGGCCACGCCCGGCTCGGCGGTGCTGCTGGTCGGCGTGCTGGACAAGGTCGGCACCTTCGGGATGCTCCGGTACTGCCTGGAGCTGTTCCCGGGGGCGTCGAAGTTCTTCACGCCGCTGGTGATCGGGATGGCGATCGTCGGCACCATGTACGGTGCGCTGCTGGCCATCGGCCAGACCGACATCAAGCGCCTGATCGCCTACACCTCGATCTCGCACTTCGGGCTGATCACCCTCGGGGTGTTCGCGATGACCTCGACCGGTCAGAGCGGCGCCTCGCTGTACATGGTGAACCACGGCCTGTCGACCGGCGCGCTGTTCATCGTCGCCGGCTTCCTGATCTCCCGTCGCGGATCGCAGCTGATCGACGACTACGGAGGCGTGAACAAGGTCGCGCCGAAGCTGGCCGGCGTGTTCCTGATCGCCGGGCTGTCCTCGCTGGCGCTGCCGGGCCTGTCCTCCTTCGTCTCGGAGTTCCTGGTCCTGGTCGGCACCTTCGAGCGCTACAAGGCGGTGGCGATCGTGGCCACCGCGGCGATCATCCTGGCCGCGCTGTACGTGCTCTGGCTCTACCAGCGGACCATGACCGGCCCGCTGAAGGCGGGGCTGGAGGGCATGAAGGACCTGCGGGCGCGTGAGGTGGTCGCCGTGGCGCCGCTGATCGCGCTGATCATCGGCCTGGGCTTCTACCCCAAGCCGGTGCTCGACATCGTGAACCCCTCCGTCAACACCACTCTGCAGCACGTTCACCAGCAGGACCCGGCTCCGGCCGTGAACGCGGTGCAGACTTCGGAGAAGGTGGACTCCAAGTGAGCGCTCTGACGACTCTCCTCGCCGCCGCGCCGGGCGCTCCGTCCACACCCGGCGGCCTGACCTCCACGGCGGCGAACACCTTCACGGC contains these protein-coding regions:
- a CDS encoding NADH-quinone oxidoreductase subunit J, with product MSLPLAVADQGVTLAAGLSKTSDGEAFQFYVLGAVALLGALGTVFSKKAVHSALSLATTMICLAMFYLAQGAYFLGVVQIVVYTGAIMMLFLFVLMLVGVSSADSLVETIKGQRKLAVLAGVAFAVLVMVALGHARLGTFVGAGQANAGGGNVKNLADLIFSKYFWAFEVTSALLITAAVGAMVMTHRERLVAKKSQKELVEERVRTGKRMTPLPTPGVYARHNAVDVPALLPDGSVAEDSVNATLVARTPVRDAVGLTAVTRENMALPHQGEAPELENASSNGASSNGAAE
- the nuoI gene encoding NADH-quinone oxidoreductase subunit NuoI, whose amino-acid sequence is MSDEQNPYSGKEKPKNPLAGVAGFGVTFSTMFKKRTTEQYPEEPKQTALRFHGRHQLNRHPDGLEKCVGCELCAWACPADAIYVEGADNTDDERYSPGERYGRVYQINYLRCILCGLCIEACPTRALTMTNEFELADSSRASLIYTKDELLAGLTEGMVESPHSIFPGMTAQDYYEGKVTAAAPGTVPQQRSSAKPDPDGEDA
- the nuoL gene encoding NADH-quinone oxidoreductase subunit L; amino-acid sequence: MESLIWLVPGLPLFGAAILLLGGKRTNAWGHLLGCLTALGSFALAAGLFFTMLGKHGAARTMHQHLYTWIPVPGTGQNPFQADVAFQLDQLSVVFILLITGVGSLIHIYSVGYMSHDPERRKFFSYLNLFLAAMLILVLADNYLLLYVGWEGVGLASYLLIGFWQYKPSAAAAAKKAFVVNRVGDVGLSIAIMLMFVTFGTFNFSNPGGSGQSPANQIGVFGLAPEASKGTLTAIGIMLLLAACGKSAQFPLQSWLGDAMEGPTPVSALIHAATMVTAGVYLIVRSHAIFDLSPTARLLVTIVGAITLLFGAIVGCAKDDIKKSLAGSTMSQIGYMILAAGLGPLGYAFAIMHLVTHGFFKAGLFLGAGSVMHGMDDEVNMRRYGALRKYMPITFGTFFLGYLAIIGCPPFSGYYSKDHIIEAAFSKGGTSGLILGGCALLGALITAFYMTRMVIMTFFGEKRWEANAEGHEPHPHESPFSMALPMLLLAVGSVAAGFLFNLNNAFVDWLEPVTGPRPEGKLPGGLSSAELSIIILVAVAIGVTIAIVQYGTRKVPSVAPRGSFITVAARKDLYGDAFNEAALMRPGQYLTRTLVYTDNRGVDGAINGLAALVGGTSGRLRRLQTGYVRSYALSMFGGAAALVAAILFAKL
- a CDS encoding NADH-quinone oxidoreductase subunit G, yielding MTVTSENAANAAGSKKEVAVPTPPPVELVTITIDGIELRVPKNELIIRSAERIGIQVPRFCDHPLLAPAGACRQCIVEVEGQRKPVASCTVTVADGMVIKTQLTSPVAEKAQRGVMELLLINHPLDCPVCDKGGECPLQNQAMSTGAGESRYEGVKRTFPKPINISSQVLLDRERCVSCARCTRFADQIAGDPFITLIERGSNQQVGISVAEDQDFASYFSGNTVQICPVGALTGAAYRFRSRPFDLVSSPSACEHCASGCGLRTDHRRGKVTRRMAAEDPQVNEEWNCDKGRWAFQYSQAPAAKRITSPLIRDRETGELRPASWPEALAFAAEGLGAARGRAAALVGGRLTLEDAYAYAKFTRIALETNDIDFRSRPHSEEEAEFLASYVAGSGLATTYADLDLAPAALLVGFEPEEESPIVFLRLRKNVLARKLAVAAIAPFATRGLNKLRGALLKAAPLTEPAFLAALADGGPDSGLDAAGLKAAEDLRKPGAVILVGERLAAVPGALTAAVRLAGVTGAKLAWVPRRAGERGALEAGALPNLLPGGRPATDPEARTEVAARWGVANLPGAFGRGADQIVDTAVLGGVAGLVVAGVDPYDTADPQSFLDALDRVPCVVSLEFRHTAVTEKAHVVFPVAPVAEKSGTFVDWEGRSRSFDTALDADAVQAAGLGEMPDLRVLDRIADAMDVHLGLPTVGAARAEIARLGLWHREKTPALASTPAELPKPAVGEAVLATWHFLLDSGSLQAHEPFLAGTRKPTVVHLSKETASEIGAAEGDPVTVSNEHGSITLPLQIADLAGRVVWLPTNSKGSQVRRALRADTGSLVKIARAATEVEATA
- a CDS encoding NADH-quinone oxidoreductase subunit M, with protein sequence MSSFPWLTTLGVVPLVGSAAVAVVAKEKSEAAKKIALSFSVATLGIGIAMATQFKKGGARFQFTESHQWIKAFNINYGLGVDGIALVLILMTLVLMPVVILAGWHDADEAQADGRRSVRAYFSLYLLLETMMIGVFAATDLFLFYVFFEAMLIPMYFLIGGFGGPQRSYAAVKFLLYSLFGGLFMLAALIGLYVASGKHLGTGTFDFQTLANAVSSGQLGISPGLGKALFLGFFVAFAVKAPLFPFHTWLPDAAAEATPGSAVLLVGVLDKVGTFGMLRYCLELFPGASKFFTPLVIGMAIVGTMYGALLAIGQTDIKRLIAYTSISHFGLITLGVFAMTSTGQSGASLYMVNHGLSTGALFIVAGFLISRRGSQLIDDYGGVNKVAPKLAGVFLIAGLSSLALPGLSSFVSEFLVLVGTFERYKAVAIVATAAIILAALYVLWLYQRTMTGPLKAGLEGMKDLRAREVVAVAPLIALIIGLGFYPKPVLDIVNPSVNTTLQHVHQQDPAPAVNAVQTSEKVDSK
- the nuoF gene encoding NADH-quinone oxidoreductase subunit NuoF, coding for MAPELTPVLSRGWLDSEPWTLAGYQRRDGYTAVKQALRMHPDEVIQLVKDSGLRGRGGAGFPTGMKWGFIPQNDGKPHYLVVNADESEPGTCKDIPFMMANPHELVEGVIIACYAIRASHAFIYVRGEVLHVLRRLQAAVREAYEAGFLGKGVFGTDFDLELTVHAGAGAYICGEETALLDSLEGKRGQPRLRPPFPAVAGLYASPTCVNNVESIGSVPAIVRNGVDWFKGMGSEKSPGFTLYSLSGHVKHPGQYEAPLGITLRELLDYAGGIRPGHRLKFWTPGGSSTPMFTEEHLDVPLDYEGVGAAGSMLGTKALQIFDETTCVVRAALRWTEFYAHESCGKCTPCREGTYWLVQILKRMEKGEGTEDDLGKLLDLCDNIVGKAFCALGDGAAAPIQSSLKYFRDEYLEHFERGGCPLDPSLSTAWADGPLSFARTSA
- the nuoK gene encoding NADH-quinone oxidoreductase subunit NuoK yields the protein MNPANYLFLSALLFTIGAFGVLIRRNAIVVFMCVELMLNAVNLSLVTFSRMHGDLTGQVIAFFTMVVAAAEVVVGLAIIVSVFRTRRSASVDDANLLKY
- the nuoH gene encoding NADH-quinone oxidoreductase subunit NuoH — protein: MASGPLAADVTPPTNYEDLSFFGRDPWWLILIKVVAVFAFLVVVVLMAILFERKIVGYMQQRIGPNRTGPWGMLQSLADGVKLMLKEDIIPTAADKIVFILAPLISTIPAFLAIAVVPFGPANNQVSIFGHRTPLQLTDLPVALLYVLAATSIGIYGIVLAGWASGSTYPLLGGLRSTAQMISYEIAMSLSFVAVFIYAGTMSTSGIVASQHSWWNCLPLLPSFVIYVVSMVGETNRAPFDLPEAEGELVGGFHTEYSSIKFALFFLAEYINMVTVSSLAVLMFLGGWHAPWGVVSVWHGANSGWWPIMWYVGKLVLFMLFFFWLRATLPRLRYDQFMKLGWKVLIPSSLVWLLAVAIVRTLKNQGDLNRSHLVYILGPVIAVLVIAWIVSELRYRQTSAQEKAEEAAAAAKPFDPMDGGFPVPPLPGQAVPAFTPRRPRAALVGAVVEATELEAGDSDV